The Dehalobacter sp. DCM sequence ACAGTGTCGCATCTTTACTTTGCCATCTCGCCATAAGTGCCATAATTAAAGCTCATTTATGATAAGTCTCTCCTTTATTGATTTTGCAGGCACGGTATATCTGTTCAAGTAGCATTAGCCGGATGAGCTGGTGCGGAAAAGTAAGCATGGAAAAAGACCACCGAAAATCAGCTCGCTTTCGGACTTCATCTGCCGTGCCTAACGAACCGCCTATGATAAATGTTATCCTGCTTTGCCCCGCCAGCGCCCGTCCTTCCATAAGCTCACCCACCTCAGGTGAGGTAAGCACCTTGCCCTGCAGATCCAGTAGCACGACAAAATCCTGACTTGAGATTAGCTTTAATAACTTCTCACCTTCTTTTTGTCTGACTTTTTCCTCTTCGGCGGCAGATGCTTTTTCCGGACAAGGTTCATCATCAACTTCAAGGATTTTTAGACGAACATAACTGTTAAGGCGCTTTGAATACTCTTTAATTCCATCCTGAAGATATTTTTCTTTTATTCTGCCAACGGTCAGAATTGTTATTTGCAGCATATATTTTCTCCACTATTTACCAAATAATACTTTTTAAATTCTTCTATACTGACTATACTTATACTGTGATGCGCCGTCAAGATTGGACTTATATGAACAATTGATTTTGCTGCTATTAATAATTTACTATAGATATTCTTTGGTTCTTTCGGTTAATTATATAAATTGTTCAATTAATTACAACGAGAGCTTTTTAATATTTTGTCAATAATAATATTACGGAGGTGAAGATAAATGGGCAGAACAAGTGAAAGCACAAAAAAGCTGCTGCAAAATTTAAAAATGGAAGCAGCTGCGGAAATCGGGTATCTCGATTTTGTCAGAGAAAACAATGACCATTATAAGGGCGATGTGACTGCGAGACAAAATGGTCTGGAAGGCGGCCCGATCGGCGGCCAGATGGTCAAGAAAATGGTCGCTTTTGCTGAGCAGCAAATGAAGCAGAATAACGGCAAACTATAGTCTTTGACTGCATTACTCGAATCATTGCTAATCCGCAATAATAACTTGCTCATAAACATGAAATGACCGTGCCGCTACTTTCTATCCGTATCGCCATAGCAAAAGGTTTCTCACGCTTTTTGCATTCGTGACATAAAAACAGGCCAAATGCTTAAATGCCTTCAGCCTGTTTTTCCTTTTTTGTATTTAAATTATGCATAATCTCCGGTTAGATAATTTTTTGTTCTGTTTCTGGTTTTTCTAATCTGCCTGTCTCCAGAGGAATCGTCATCGAATCTCTACTCGTGGCGTCGACAGCCGCGTTACTGTGATTATTCGTTCCGTTTGCTTCTTTCTCCATATTCTTAAAAGCTACCGACAACATCAGTTTAATTCGGTTGATCTGATTGACTTGGCTGGCTCCCGGATCATAATCGATCGGAACAATATTGGCCTGGGGATACTGACGCTTCAGCTCCCGTACCATGCCTTTGCCGGTAATATGGTTAGGCAAACAGGCGAAAGGCTGCAGACAAGCGACATTGCTGGCGCCGCTTTCGATAAGTTCGATCATTTCTGCCGTTAAAAACCAACCCTCTCCGGTCTGGTGACCGAGATGCATGATTTTACCGGCCATATTAGCTAATTCATAAATGGATTTAGGGGGGTGATACCGTTCGCTTTTTTTTAGAACACGTTTCATTACGCGGCGATAATTTTCCATCCGCCAAATAAGATAACGGCTGATCAGCTCGCCTTTAAGTGATCCCGCTAATTTACTTCTCCGGAATATGGTGCCGTAAGCACAATACATAAAGAAATCCATCAAATCCGGCATGACGGCTTCTGCCCCTTCTTTTTCCAGGACGTCCACAATAAAGTTATTTGCAAAGGGATGGAACTTTACAAGGATCTCGCCGACAACCCCCACTTTTGGTTTCTTAATATTCAGAGTTTCTATTTTTTCAAATTCCTCAACCACACGACGGATATTCCGGTGGTATTCCCGAGCACGCATCCCTGCCAGGCTCGGCTTCAATTCCTTCAGCCATTTATCAAGCAGCGCATTTGTTTCTCCGGCATTTTTCTCATAGGGGCGAGTGGCAAAAGTCAAACGCATAAGCAAATCACCATATACTGTAGCCATAACACACCGTTTGATCATCTTCATCGATAGTTTAAATCCCGGATTTGATTCCAGCCCTCCCGCATTCAGAGATATAACGGGAATGTGTTCCATCCCGGCATCTTTTAACGCTTTACGAATAAAACCGATATAGTTACTGGCACGGCACCCTCCACCCGTCTGTGACATGATGACGGCCGTCTTGTTCAGATCGTATCTGCCGGATTTTAATGCGGCCATAATTTGACCGACAACAAGAATCGAGGGATAACAGGCATCGTTATGCACATGCAAGAGTCCCTGTTCGACGACACCCATTTCGACATCCGGCAGTATCTCCATTTTGTAGCCTTCTAACCGAACAGCCTCCTGGATCAGTTCAAAATGAATGGGAGCCATCTGCGGCGATAAAATCGTATACTCCTCTTTCATCGCTTCTGTGAACACAACCCGCTTCTTGGTCTCAAACAGTTTTTTTGCTTTGATTTGTTTTTTATCTCTTTCCTGCATCGCTGCAAGCAAGGAACGAATACGGATACGGACAGCACCGAGGTTATTGATTTCGTCAATCTTGACCAACGTATACGTTTTTCTGTACTGATGAAGGATCTCTTGGACCTGATCGGTAGTAACCGCATCCAAACCGCAGCCAAAGGAATTTAGCTGGACAAGCTCCAATTCATCCCGAGTCGCTACAAAACTGGCTGCAGCATACAGCCTGGAATGATATACCCATTGGTCTAGAACACGCAACGGTCTTTCCACTTGTCCCAGATGCGCAACGGCATCTTCAGTCAGTACCGCCATACCCAGACCGGCAATCATCTCCGGAATACCATGGTTCACTTCCGGATCGGTGTGATAAGGACGACCGGCCAGGACAATCCCTTTTCGGTTATTCTTCTCAAGATAATCCAAAATTTCTTCGGCTTTCGTCCGAAGATCCTGACGAACGGCATCTCTTTCGACAAATGCTTTATCCACTGCCACGGCTGCTTCCTGTTTGGTAACGCCCAGCGCTTTAAATTCTTCATAGATACGGACTTTTAAACGTTCCGGGTTATCGATCGGCAGGAAGGGGAAAATAAGCTCAACCTGCTTGTTCCTTATCTCATCCACATTGGCATGGATCGCTTCCGGATAGGATGTCACAATCGGACAATTGTAATTGTTGTTGACACCCTCCATCTCTTTTTCGTCCCTCGGCAAACAAGGGTAAAAGATCCGCTTAATCCCTTTATTCATCAGATCCCGAATATGCCCGTTCGTTAATTTTGCCGGGTAACACAAGGATTCAGAAGCCACCGTTTCCATCCCCAGCTCGAAAATCCGTTTCGAAGAACGGCTGGATAAAATAACCCTGAAGCCAAGTTCCGTCAGTAAGGTAAACCAGAACGGATAATGCTCATACATGTTCAACGCACGCGGGATCCCAATCTCCCCACGTGGGGCTTCATCTTTTTTCAACGGTTTATAAGCAAACAGCCGCTTATATTTATAATCAAATAAATTGGGGATCTCTTCTGTCTTACTTTCATAGCCCGCACCAAGTTCGCAGCGATTCCCTGTCAGGAATTCACGGCCATCAGAAAATTGATTGACCGTCAGCAAGCAGTTATTTCCACACAAACCACAATGCCGCGTCTTGGTTTCGGTATGAAAATTCTCCAATTTGTCCGCACCAAGCAAGGTAGACTCCTGCCCGGTCTGATAACGATCTTTAGCAATTAATGCGGCTCCGAAGGCACCCATGATCCCTGCGATATCCGGTCTCACGACTTTGCGGCCTGTGACAAGTTCAAAACTTCTTAATACAGCGTCATTTTTAAAAGTTCCGCCTTGAACAACAATTTTTTCACCAACTTCTGAGGAATTATGCAGGCGAATAACCTTATATAACGCATTTTTTACGACAGAATACGATATCCCGGCAGCAATACTGCCGATATCGGCGCCTTCCTTCTGGACCTGCTTAATTTTAGAATTCATAAACACCGTACACCGCGTGCCTAAATCGACCGGCGTTTTTGAGAACAGCCCCCGCTGGACAAATTCGGTTAACGGGAGGCTCAAGGATTCAGCCAGAGTTTCGATAAAAGAACCACAGCCCGATGAGCAGGCCTCATTCAGCATAATATTATTAATGACACCGTCTTGAATCAGCATGCATTTCATATCCTGACCGCCGATATCCAGGATAAAGTCGACTCCCGGCAGAAAATGTTCCGCGCCTTTTAAATGGGCAACTGTTTCAATCTCGCCATGGTCTACTCTCAGTGCCGCTTTTAATAATGCCTCGCCATATCCGGTAACAACCGATCCGGCAATAAATGCCCCGGACGGCATCGCCTGATAGAGCATCTGCAGTGCGGCGATCGTTGATCTCAGAGGGCTTCCCAGATTACTGCCATAATGGGAATATACCAAATTGCCTTCCATATCAACCAAAGCCAGTTTCGTTGTTGTAGAGCCTGCGTCGATCCCTAAGAAACAGGCACCACTCACCTCTGCTAACGTTTTTTTTGCAACAGTATGCTGTTGATGCCGTTTGCTGAATTCCGCATAGTCCTCTTCGGTGTTGAACAACGGCTGCAGAAGAGTCGTTGCCGAATCCGAATTGTGCAGATTGGGAATATTATTATAGAGCGTATTCAGATTAATTGTTTCATTCATCTTTGAAGCCAGTGCTGCGCCAATGGCGACAAAGAACTGGGCATTATCCGGGGCGATACTATTTTCCGGCTTCAATTTCAGTGTTTCAATAAAGCGCTTGCGCAGTTCCGGCAAGAAGGAAAGAGGGCCTCCCAAAAACGCCACGTTGCCGCGGATGGGTTTCCCACATGCCAAACCGGCAATGGTTTGATTGACCACCGCCTGAAATATGGATGCGGCGATATCTTCCTTGGCTGCACCTTCATTCAAGAGCGGTTGGATATCCGTTTTTGCGAAAACGCCGCAGCGGGAAGCAATCGGATAAATTTCCTTATGCTGGGTTGCTAAATCATTTAACCCTTTAGCATCCGTCTTTAACAAGATAGCCATTTGGTCAATGAAAGCGCCCGTCCCTCCTGCACATGTCCCATTCATCCGCAGCTCAGGCGCACTGCCGAAGTAGGTGATTTTAGCGTCTTCCCCCCCCAACTCGATGGCAACATCCGTAGTTGGAATAAAACGCTCGATGGCCTTCTGACAGGCAATGACCTCCTGAATAAAAGGGATCGCCAGCTGTTCAGATGTAGACATCCCGCTGGATCCGGTAATATTCATTGTGACTTTTTCGTTCCGGAATTGAACGTATATTTTTTGCAGCAGGTTGCTGACAGTGTGCTGAACATCAGAAAAATGCCGTTGATAACTGCTGAAAACCAAGTTATCATTCTCGTCCAAGATGGCAATCTTTACAGTTGTTGAACCAACATCCAAACCGATATGCATACGTTTAGACATTCTTTCGCTCCTTTTACAATCCGGCTGCAAATATTTTCACAGCTTAGGCACAGGTGAGTATTTTTTAGGAATATATACGATCAGACACTGATAATCCTATATTTCACTTATATATTAAAAATTGTGATACGCCATGATTATAACATTTTTCAAATTTAATTCCAAATAGCAACTTTTCCTAAGTGTCGCTGTTATCCTCCTTATAAGGTAGCAGGTTGTGTCCGTCCATATAGTTTATGAACATTCACTAAAAAATGTATTACGAAATAGAACCGCCGGTCTTAAAGATCAGACACAACGGTTCATCGCATCACCGTCAATTCCTGCTGCTAAATACGCCATTACTTAATTTCCCCGAGTACGACTTCGGCTGTATACGTATTACCCCCTCGAAAATAGCTGACGGTTACACGATCCCCCACCTTATATTTAAACAACTGGTGGGTTAACTCCAGCGAATTGGATATGTCAATCCCATTGATTGCCGTAACAATATCCCCGGCTCTGATCCCTGCACGATCTGCCGATCCGCCATTCTGTACACTGGCAATATAACAGCCCATTGGCCAGTTTTTGTAGGTCGCGTATTCCTCAGTATAACGATCATCGATACCAACTTGAAGGCCCGGATGACTGGCGTATCCCTTTTCAATAATCTGCTGGATAAACGGCAGCGCATCGGATATGGGTATGGCAAAGCCCATTCCCTCAAATCCCTGTGTATTGTTTTTCGCGGAATTGATGCCGATAACCTGTCCACTGTAATTGACGAGAGGACCACCACTGTTACCGGGATTAATGGCTGCATCGGTTTGAATCAAATTAAAACTTGCTTCTCCCTGTAACAGTAGAAATCGATCCGTTGCCGATACGACGCCGTTCGTTACGGTGCGAGCAAATTCCTGTCCCCCGGGGTTCCCAATCGCAACCACCGATTCACCCACCTGCAGCAGAGATGAATCACCAAGCTGCACGGCGGTTAGATTCTGTGTGTCCTCTATTTTAATTACAGCAAGATCTGTTCGTTCATCGCCGCCAACCAGCGTTCCGGGCACGTCGCGGCCATCCACCAAGGAAACCATCAATTTTTCGGCGTTTTCAACCACATGATAATTAGTTACGATATACCCTTTGGTTGAATTGATAATAAATCCGGAACCGCTGCCTGCTTCACTGAGTCCGGTGCTGCCGCCAAAGAAATCGCTGCTGTATTGAAAATTAGCGATCCCGACAACGGCCGGTCCGACTGTCTTTGCGATAGTAACAACAGGGGATATTCCGCTGGACGATCCAGCGCTATCGACTGGCGGCGGCGCGCCTTGTTCAATTATAACCTTTCCTCCGGATACAATATTGCTGTTAGGATACAAGGCAGGTACTAGTGTCACTGTAATCAAACCGCCTAAGACAGCACTGACAACCGCCAGTATCATCGTGGATATGAACCGAGGTTTTTCATTTCTTGATTTTCGGTAGCCATTGTTCCAGCCAGTCCGGTCATGATCCTCATATAAATTATTATCGGGATGGCTGTAGCTAGTGTTGCGGTCATTATCATTTCGATTAAAGTAATCCAAAGGGTATCCCTCCCTCCGTATTATGAACTCAAATCAATCAGTTCATGTGGACAATGTCTAGGTGCCACACGAATCTTCAGACTTTGACACTTGCGCCTGATCCTGGAATCTCTTAGTATGTCCACTACGGTTGCCAGAGCAATCTGCGGTGTATTATTTTCTTCGCTTAAGTGGGCAAGAACGACTTTCTTGGTATTCTCATCCAACCATTCAATCAATCCTTCTGCCAATTGAACATTGCTTAAATGGCCCCGGTTTCCGCTGACCCGTTTCTTGAGATGATACGGGTACCTTCCCTGCCAAAGCCTTTCTACATCATGATTCGCTTCAACGACATAGGCATCGCAGCCCTGAAGATGGCGATGCATCTCCTCTGTAATCATCCCGCTGTCCGTAGCGATACCCAATGCGGCATCATGACTGATGATTTTTAAGCCATAACTTTCCCGGCTGTCATGGGAAGTGGCAAACAAATTTATTTTCATTCCAGCCAGTTCAAAACTTCTACCAATAATGTTCTTCTGTTCTGGCCGCAGTGTACCGATTTTATCCTCCAATTCGTCCCAAAGCCCGGCTGTGGCGTATACAGGAATTTTTAGCTTGCGTGCCAATGTTCCGACGCCCTTGATATGATCGGAATGTTCATGGGTGATGACGATACCCTCCAGTTGACCTGCGGCTATATTGATCACATCCAGATTTGCGAGGATCCTTTTTGTGGCAATCCCGCAGTCTACCATAAGACTCCGGTTATTTTGGCCGACTAATATTGCATTGCCGGAACTGCCGCTGGCCAATGTTGCAAAATACATTTTGTCACCTTCCCGATTGACTGATTGCACGAAAAATCTGCTTGGCAGGTATACAACAAGATTATTTCTCCTGGCCAGAACCTTCGCTATCAGCTGGTTCTGTTCCTTCGGCCAACCCGATCATATCCTCGAGATTGCTCTTCATTTCTTCATCAGTATTATATTTCAGTGCTGTCTGCCAATATTCCTTGGCTTGTGTATAATTTTGTTTAACGTAAAAAAGATACATACCGTAGCCATACAAAGCGTCAACATCATGCGGCTCTTTTTTTAAGATCTCCTTATAGGTCTTCTCCGCTAATGCGGCATAGGTTTGATTGGTTGCATCGGCAGTACTGAGAAGAAAGGCTGACGCCGCCAATTTTAAACTGACTTCCGTATCTTCTTCTTTGGTCAACGCTTCTTGATAGTAGTGAACTGCATTATTTAAGTCTTCCTTATACTCTTCTTCATTCAATTCTATAGAAAGTTGAGACTTTTTGTAATAAGCATCCGCTAAAGCCACAATCGTTTGCAAATCTTCAGGCTTGCTTTGCAGCGTTACTTTCAGCTGTTCAACAGCTTGCACCCGGGCATTGTATTCTTGCTCCAATGCTGACGGGCTCTCACCATTGACAGCATCATCGGCTGGCGGCATAAAAAAGACAAATGATGTACCAATCAAAGAGATACACACCATACCGATAATGACATAGACTGCTAGCTTCTGAGTTCGTTTACGCATTATTTTCCTCCGTCTGTTTGCTATGATAGCAAATTTCTTTGTGAGGCTTCTTTGATCTTTAGATAATAAGCTATTTCCAGCCGCTTCTTCTGTAACTCGCAGCCCAGTGGATAGACTTTCGTCAATTCTCCGCTAAACGCTGTATTTGCGGCATGGCAGCCGCCGCTGCAGGAAAATCGGGCCCAACAGGATCGACATTCTTCTTTTGAGTATACCTGCGCTCGACGAAAAGCCTGGACGATTTTCGGATCAAGAAATCCCTCGGAATCATCCAGTGACCCCAGCTTGTATTGTTCCTGTCCGACAAACTGATGGCAGGGGTAAATATCCCCTTCCGGAGATATGGCCACATATTCATGACCTGCGCCACATCCGGATAAGCGTTTCACGAGACACGGGCCTTCATCGAGTCCCGCATTGAAATGGAAAAAAACGAATTCCTTACCGTCTCTTCGGTATTCCAGAACCTTTTCCCCTAATATGTCATAGCTGCGTTTAATCTCTGTGAGGTCTTCATCACGAAATGCATACTCTTCCTGCGGTGAAGCGACTACAGGTTCCACCGAAATCCGGTTGATTCCGCTGTCGGCCAAGTGTAAAACATCTTTATAGAAGTCCGTATTGAAATGGGTATACGTACCCCTGACATAATAATAATTGCCGGTTGCATAGGGAGAGGAATTGGGTCTTCTGCGGGCAAAACTGAGTATTTGTGGCATAATCCGATCGTAGCTGCCGGCTCCATTCAAAAATGGTCTCATTCTGTCATTGACGTCCTTGCGCCCATCTATACTTAAAACCACACTGATCTCCTCTTTCTCGAGAAAATCAGCCGTTGGCTGATCAAGAAGCACCGCATTGGTTGTCAAGGTAAACTTCATTTTCTTTCCCGCTTGAGCGGCTATCTCTTTTCCATAGGCAATCAGCTCTTTGACAACAGGAAAATTCATTAGCGGTTCACCGCCGAAAAAGTCAACCTCGCACTGTTGCCGTTCACCGCTATGATCCAGTAAAAAATTCAAGGCTTTTTTCCCGGTCTCAAGACTCATCAGTTGGCGACTGCCTCCAAAAGGCCCCGTTCCCGCAAAGCAGTAGCCGCAGCGAAGATTGCAGTCATGTGCCACATGCAAGCACATCGCTTTAATTATCGGCTCATCCGGATAGAGCAGCACCGTTTCCTCGGCTTCAGGTGAAAAAAGCAAACCCTGTTTTTGCAGTGCAGAAAGCTCGGTAAGAATTTCGTGCTTTTCCTCGGCAATCAGGTTTAACCCTATATTCGGGACTATCTGCGCAAATTCTTTGAGACCGTTTTTTCTCTGCCAGGCAACCATCTCCAAAATAAGGCCTTGGGTCACGTCATCCAAGACATGAAGGGATCCTGAGTTTACATCATAGGCAACATTAATATCCCCTTGGCGGTATACATGAACATTCTTCTCAATACAATAGTTTATTAATTCCATTACGACATTCCTTTGCATTAACAATTACACCTATTATACCATTAAAAATACACATAAAAAACAAACCTGAATTGTAACCACATGAAATCATCAAAAAAAGTATCCCAAATTCGCCCCCGGCGGCGAATTTGGGATACCGTCTTTTTCCAGAAGGCAATGTAATTAAAGCTTGGCGTGCGCCAAGCTTATGGTGGTGTTGAAATATATTCCAATTTATTTTTCACAAACCTGATTACCAACAGTACACGATGTTTTGCATGCGGACTGACACGATGTCTGGCACTTTCCGCATCCTCCCGTTTTAGCCGTTGAACTCAAATGGCCCTTGACGACGGTTGTAATATGTTTAGCCATAATATCCTCCTTATTATTCTTTTGGTTGACTGAACAGATAAATTACTTTTCCCTCACTGGAGTACCCTGTAATATCCGCATTAACAGATGGAACTTGTGGTTCACTGACAAAGGCATACCACAGACGAAGCTGATCGGTAGGAACAATATTTCCCTGTACCGTTTCCCCATTTGTTGTCTTAACGGTCACGCTGGTGATATCTTTATTCGTTATCTTTCCGTAATATAGGGAATACTGAGTGCCATTTTCACCGAGATCAGCATACCGCCATTGCAAACCATCCGGATACGTAACAAGTTTGCCCACTGCACTACCTGTCCATTCCCAGCCAATTGCGTTTTTCGTAAATATCCCTACACTGAGTTCTGTTTCATACGTATAAAATACAATCCCGGAATTATTACTGACCTGCTCGATATATACTAATTCATACCCTTTGGGAATAAGCGGTTTTGCTTTCTCTACAGCATCTTTCAGCGAGTTGCATCCACCCAGTACCGCTGTCAAAACTACAATAATAAGAATGGATAGAACCTTCTTGAACCGCATCTTATTGGAAAACGTTCTTTTCGAGTCAGATAACATACTATTCTTTTCAGCTCCTTCTGGCATAACGCCTCACCAAGCTTCTTGTGATTTCTCAGACGGTGCTCTTTGAAATTATAGGCAGGCAATAGAATTAACCGATAAAAAAACCAGCATTATACTGGCAACACATTCTTAAGTTGGAGCGGAAGACGGGATTCGAACCCGCGACCCTCGGCTTGGGAAGCCAATGCTCTACCGCTGAGCCACTTCCGCCTATCCCTTTTAACAAGGTATTTATTATTATAGTGATAATCTGCTTGTTCGTCAAGGGTCTTGAGCCCTACTATATATACACAATTTTCAAATACTTCCAATAATTCCTTTCGCTTCCATTGACTTTTTCGCATAATTATACTACTGCAATCAGATCCCGGCATAACTCAATCATGTAAGTTGAGCCGCTGTCAAGAGCAGCCCTTCATTCTCTTGATATATCTGTCCAAGTTGAGAAATCGGAAGCGGATTTTGGCCTTGCCCGATCTCAATCGTATAGCCAGGCCGGCGAAACTTTTCGATAAACCAATCCTTATATCCGGCATACGAAGTCATCCCTACGGCTTCTTCCAAAGTATATCCGCTTAGACGAGACAAACAACGGGCAATTTCTTTATCTCGAGTGGAGGCTAAATTACGATAATTCCAATAAATAATTCGCCCTTGACTATGAAATGCCAGAACTAACTGAAAATCATGCTTTCGCGTAAAGTCAGCAACCGCTTTGGATTCCGGTTCCGATTCTGGTGAAGCACCGGAAAAACGTGTTGGTCCAGGGCCTTTAATATCGTGGCTTGCTTCCGCACCCTTTGATAACTGCCAAGAGGCGTCATAATTATGGTTGAGGTCAACTCCGTGTATATTTGCTTGCCATACCTGGCTAAAATTAGTCCGTCCATTGTTCCATTTTAGGAGTGATTGATTATACGGGTGATCCGGCTGCAAGCCATTTAATACCAAATCAACGCCATCGGGATTAACCATCGGCAAAATATAGATGGAACTCTTTTGCCATTGACTTTGAATATCGCATCTCCCAAGCAGCGTATTGCTAATGTAGCTTTCAAGATAGTTTTCACTGAATTTCATTAGCAGCAGCGCCGTCAACCATTCCAGCGCATGGTGGGCCCCATTATAAAATACGTGATTCGGACCGGTACCTAACCTAAGATAATAAAGGTTACGGCCAAGTACACTCTTACCGGCAATTCCTATCTCAAGAAACGGGTAACGCTCCTCCAGACTGTGAATATCTCTCTCCATGACATCATAGGGATAACTTTGCATCGTATTAACGATTTCACGCATACCGGCATCCTGCTTCCTCTAAGTAATCTTGTTATACTCTATGGGCAAGATATAAAAATATGCGTGTTAAACCATCCACCGGCGTTGCAGGACAAATAATGTTCCGTTATTTTCATAATTCATAACACAATAAAGCGGCTCGTATTAGTTCATCTAATAAAAACCGCTTCTCGATCCAATGGTGCCTCAGGACGGAATCGAACCGCCGACACGAGGATTTTCAGTCCTCTGCTCTACCGACTGAGCTACCGAGGCAAATTTTAAGTCAGATCGCCTCTTCGGTTTTCTGACCTGTGATTATGGATATGGTGACCCGTACGGGATTCGAACCCGTGTTACCGCCGTGAAAGGGCGGTGTCTTAGGCCGCTTGACCAACGGGCCACATAAATCGTCAGTTAAGCTAATTGCGCTGACG is a genomic window containing:
- the scfB gene encoding thioether cross-link-forming SCIFF peptide maturase yields the protein MELINYCIEKNVHVYRQGDINVAYDVNSGSLHVLDDVTQGLILEMVAWQRKNGLKEFAQIVPNIGLNLIAEEKHEILTELSALQKQGLLFSPEAEETVLLYPDEPIIKAMCLHVAHDCNLRCGYCFAGTGPFGGSRQLMSLETGKKALNFLLDHSGERQQCEVDFFGGEPLMNFPVVKELIAYGKEIAAQAGKKMKFTLTTNAVLLDQPTADFLEKEEISVVLSIDGRKDVNDRMRPFLNGAGSYDRIMPQILSFARRRPNSSPYATGNYYYVRGTYTHFNTDFYKDVLHLADSGINRISVEPVVASPQEEYAFRDEDLTEIKRSYDILGEKVLEYRRDGKEFVFFHFNAGLDEGPCLVKRLSGCGAGHEYVAISPEGDIYPCHQFVGQEQYKLGSLDDSEGFLDPKIVQAFRRAQVYSKEECRSCWARFSCSGGCHAANTAFSGELTKVYPLGCELQKKRLEIAYYLKIKEASQRNLLS
- the scfA gene encoding six-cysteine ranthipeptide SCIFF, coding for MAKHITTVVKGHLSSTAKTGGCGKCQTSCQSACKTSCTVGNQVCEK